One Pochonia chlamydosporia 170 chromosome 5, whole genome shotgun sequence DNA segment encodes these proteins:
- a CDS encoding GTPase activating protein Rga6 (similar to Metarhizium acridum CQMa 102 XP_007815077.1): MAQQLGASYSSQNLRASAAYPPRRLPHSASSVSLLLPQSASYHSFGHGSRVRSSGTWTTSSGELGLLSNADEVDDRDVFVQEYNRLAKKHGVRQLVSEDFDAHQRGDVARASEKRSWLSRILRSSPSRYPQNSPTSPPPLRQVRHKRSVSEFAHIIHCRRDNPKIIDIQNMVRLSGKSMLYLPQEYSPCSLILPTCIRATAQYLAQNVATRGIFRVPGSSKVISALFDYYCFENGNPNISSTVRCATLPVHIQYSVHDVASTFKRLLSVLPGGILGSLALLDAFIAIHSQLNGEPEYPRTKQTKVRARLIALAIGTIKSQYRREMICAVFGLLSLIGRVAEVTPREDEDSRPLPTADLMGYSALGIVFGPLLVGDLLDQYTMKVVTPSSGMLVFPLSPPRFRKDRRRSAQIDVKTAGSPTVDKILVANNMTEMLIANWRDVVRQMKSLGTHCRKDTSTVELAGEIEQLSPQQGFNLRDSWNLDEGKDKITELTEGRARKDPETPTRGNRKRRLKALRRATSQRLIPKMSIATLSPTKEESFGDDGSSDDNETDQKRETVLERLHKAEQNRQIGEAKGVDISDNITQKAVENELPSSTQCTNEEDNFASNDQICPGVAQVYLESVPPRESSKNISSHDGTDGSFSRPASQAGVNSPGRMNDPRLDSSLSDTNPTNRKHSLVTGVEAEITKPAHGCMSPVSTLLVASQVMPKGGIRVVEGSPAQPGNQNDGLQRSMQPGLHTSHTYQDQGIQCDMFPGDERRHSIDVTPERFYSFKEAPEIELGDLVGSEQQHRHQQKQAMVLHQPRLSRSYEHFRSQTTITLQSPTDSTESKGLTKHGSVKAMAAMFETQAGGPGSPGFTDDPIAARNERKMRSRDRHSKSDSAWTHHNSDSFHDPPQGKSGGAKPTGPGLELHQIGMGMPNDRDQRLSLDSDNEGSLQEATANYIPSLLLGNEVNEAALKAVPSLGTMVPCREQPPIAHHLNLARPLSSPSPIQVSEPYHVLDMVSTTQASRPRSATVLYSQIRNLQRQLNAKTEEAAQLRRQLEAQKDSDVGTVSEQLRQAKRDVATWKNRAETAERRVQVLDKFTEKLKQIRDAIADSRFHKLEDEGGNHHEKPGSASPGLEKAIETLKMVQQQDGNESREKDDGPSGAAAKRERSLHGLSATQDGTLDSSSTTRDDGGQEDGRNCLATRMRKSSEQIWAVAEELLQMQEDGCV, encoded by the exons GCTCAACAACTTGGAGCCTCTTACTCTTCACAGAATTTACGAGCATCGGCTGCATACCCTCCTCGCCGTCTGCCGCACTCAGCAAGCTCAGTGTCTCTCCTGCTTCCCCAGAGCGCGAGCTACCATAGTTTTGGCCATGGAAGCAGGGTACGGAGCAGTGGTACATGGACCACCAGCAGCGGCGAACTCGGGCTCCTGAGCAATGCGGACGAGGTAGATGATAGAGATGTGTTTGTCCAGGAATACAACAGACTGGCCAAGAAG CATGGAGTGAGACAGTTGGTTAGCGAAGATTTCGATGCCCATCAGCGC GGCGATGTGGCGCGAGCTTCCGAAAAACGCAGTTGGCTATCAAGAATTCTTCGATCAAGTCCTAGTCGATACCCTCAGAATTCTCCAACCTCGCCGCCGCCCCTGCGCCAAGTTCGGCACAAACGCAGTGTTTCCGAATTTGCACACATAATACATTGCAGAAGAGATAACCCCAAAATCATCGACATCCAGAATATGGTACGGCTGAGCGGAAAAAGTATGCTCTATCTTCCTCAAGAGTACTCGCCGTGCTCTCTAATACTGCCTACCTGTATTAGAGCAACGGCACAATACCTAGCCCAGAACGTCGCAACTCGAGGAATATTCCGCGTTCCGGGATCGTCCAAAGTGATAAGTGCCCTGTTTGACTATTACTGTTTTGAGAACGGAAATCCCAATATATCGAGCACTGTACGTTGTGCTACATTACCTGTGCACATACAGTATTCCGTTCATGACGTGGCATCTACGTTCAAGCGATTACTTTCTGTGCTTCCTGGGGGCATCCTCGGATCTCTAGCTCTGCTGGACGCCTTTATTGCTATTCACTCGCAGTTAAATGGAGAACCAGAGTACCCACGGACGAAGCAAACCAAAGTTAGGGCGCGACTGATTGCATTGGCAATTGGCACCATCAAGTCGCAATACCGGAGAGAGATGATTTGTGCCGTGTTTGGCTTGCTGAGTCTTATTGGACGAGTTGCAGAAGTTACTCCccgagaagatgaagataGTAGACCTCTTCCAACGGCAGACTTGATGGGGTATAGTGCACTAGGAATTGTGTTTGGACCATTGCTGGTCGGCGATTTGCTCGACCAGTATACGATGAAGGTGGTCACACCAAGTTCCGGAATGTTGGTGTTTCCACTGAGTCCACCGCGATTTCGAAAGGACCGTCGCAGATCGGCGCAGATCGATGTCAAGACGGCAGGGTCTCCTACTGTGGACAAGATACTGGttgccaacaacatgacGGAAATGCTCATTGCAAACTGGAGAGACGTAGTCCGCCAGATGAAGTCTCTTGGGACACACTGTCGAAAGGATACATCTACTGTGGAGCTGGCTGGTGAGATCGAACAGCTTTCACCCCAACAGGGTTTCAATTTGAGAGACTCGTGGAATTTAGATGAAGGAAAGGATAAAATAACGGAGTTGACAGAGGGACGAGCGCGTAAAGATCCCGAAACCCCCACAAGGGGAAACAGGAAACGGCGCTTGAAGGCATTAAGACGAGCGACCTCCCAGAGGCTGATACCAAAGATGAGTATTGCTACATTAAGTCCCACGAAGGAAGAGAGTTTCGGAGATGATGGATCGAGTGACGATAACGAAACTGATCAGAAACGGGAGACTGTCCTTGAACGACTACATAAAGCTGAACAAAACAGACAGATTGGCGAGGCTAAAGGGGTAGACATTTCTGACAACATCACACAAAAGGCGGTAGAAAACGAACTACCAAGCAGCACGCAATGCACTAACGAGGAAGACAATTTTGCTTCAAACGACCAGATCTGTCCAGGGGTAGCACAAGTATATCTGGAAAGTGTTCCGCCGAGAGAATCGTCGAAGAATATTTCTTCACATGATGGCACTGATGGATCTTTCTCGCGACCGGCATCGCAGGCGGGTGTAAACTCACCTGGGCGAATGAACGACCCCAGGCTGGACTCGAGTCTCTCAGACACAAACCCAACAAACCGCAAACACTCACTGGTTACCGGTGTTGAGGCTGAAATAACGAAACCCGCTCATGGATGCATGAGTCCGGTGTCAACATTGTTAGTCGCTTCTCAAGTCATGCCTAAAGGAGGAATCAGGGTTGTTGAAGGAAGTCCTGCTCAGCCCGGGAACCAGAATGACGGCTTGCAGCGATCAATGCAACCCGGTTTGCATACGTCGCACACatatcaagaccaaggtATTCAGTGTGACATGTTTCCAGGAGATGAACGCAGGCACTCCATTGACGTCACCCCTGAACGGTTCTATTCATTCAAAGAGGCACCGGAAATCGAGCTTGGGGATCTTGTTGGCAGCGAACAACaacatcggcatcagcagaAACAAGCAATGGTATTGCATCAACCAAGGCTATCAAGATCATATGAGCACTTCAGAAGTCAAACAACAATTACCTTGCAGTCACCAACTGACTCAACCGAGTCCAAAGGCCTAACGAAGCATGGGTCCGTCAAGGCAATGGCGGCAATGTTTGAAACCCAGGCGGGAGGTCCCGGGTCACCAGGCTTCACAGACGATCCGATTGCGGCGCGGAACGAAAGGAAGATGCGCTCTCGAGATAGACATTCAAAATCGGATTCGGCATGGACACACCACAACTCTGATTCCTTCCATGATCCCCCACAAGGGAAGTCGGGTGGAGCAAAACCAACGGGACCAGGATTGGAGCTTCATCAGATTGGTATGGGGATGCCAAATGACAGGGACCAGAGATTGTCTTTGGACAGCGATAATGAAGGAAGCTTACAAGAGGCCACCGCCAACTATATCCCATCCCTATTGTTGGGGAATGAAGTAAATGAGGCAGCCTTGAAGGCGGTTCCGAGTTTGGGGACAATGGTACCTTGTCGGGAGCAACCGCCTATCGCACATCACCTCAATTTGGCTCGACCACTCTCTTCGCCATCTCCAATTCAGGTGTCAGAGCCCTACCACGTTCTCGACATGGTTTCCACAACGCAAGCGTCTCGACCTCGAAGTGCTACTGTACTTTACTCTCAAATTCGAAATCTCCAGCGCCAgctgaatgccaagactGAAGAAGCGGCGCAGTTGCGACGACAACTTGAGGCACAAAAGGACTCCGACGTGGGAACTGTCAGCGAACAACTAAGACAGGCAAAGAGAGATGTTGCCACATGGAAAAACAGGGCTGAAACGGCGGAGCGGAGGGTTCAAGTGTTGGACAAGTTTACGGAAAAGCTGAAGCAAATCCGGGACGCCATTGCGGACTCACGTTTTCACAAGTTGGAAGACGAGGGTGGCAACCACCACGAGAAGCCTGGTAGTGCCAGCCCTGGTCTTGAAAAAGCGATAGAGACCTTGAAAATGGTACAACAGCAAGATGGCAATGAGAGTCGTGAGAAGGATGATGGACCTTCAGGGGCTGCTGCTAAGAGGGAGAGAAGTTTGCATGGGCTGTCAGCAACACAAGACGGGACACTGGACTCAAGTAGTACTACAAGGGACGACGGCGGTCAAGAAGACGGACGTAACTGTTTGGCCACACGAATGAGAAAAAGCTCAGAACAAATCTGGGCTGTAGCGGAGGAACTTTTGCAGATGCAAGAGGATGGGTGCGTTTGA
- a CDS encoding prolyl aminopeptidase (secreted protein) (similar to Metarhizium robertsii ARSEF 23 XP_007817523.1), which translates to MKVFYISVLLALGASARQNSNFNVTPEYAESHDCGSKCQQILDLTNRADLDSVGHDFSFDFFATAANFSTATQPGDVLKVEALNVSNLDVDSGTTVYRIQYASRDLDGETVPATGFIAFPYTPHFAGGSAGNGTRYKLAAYAHGTIGLFEGCAPSNSPNLYDYNTWKAAVQRGYAVVATDYAGLGNNFTSHKYLTLPAQVHDVYYSVVAARKIFGEALTGEWVSFGHSQGGGTVWKLAESEYVRNDARYLGTVALAPATYIIDMLMGKYGEVDFSGYLSFLPIAAERALPGYNASFLSDVMRKRIELATKAQLCIAGMLALPADLNKTQIVSPDGLAKDKDRLHEWQRMLSPAQGDRSSAPVLVVQGLNDTSVLPNTTVQAWDAACGFGNEVHLRLYPGQEHSPLMEASAPEWLGWLDELFGSVGKVRQRQKCTSLTRRPFSNTFVKQPAEGGRDFLKALKSILRE; encoded by the coding sequence ATGAAAGTCTTTTACATATCGGTGCTGTTGGCCCTCGGCGCGAGTGCTCGTCAAAACTCAAACTTTAATGTCACACCTGAATATGCGGAATCACACGACTGCGGCAGCAAGTGTCAGCAGATTCTGGATCTGACCAACAGAGCGGACCTCGATTCTGTAGGGCACGACTTTTCATTCGACTTTTTCGCTACGGCTGCCAACTTTTCTACTGCCACTCAGCCAGGTGATGTGCTTAAAGTTGAGGCCCTGAACGTTTCGAACCTCGACGTCGACTCAGGAACGACCGTGTACAGGATTCAGTATGCCTCTAGGGATCTAGATGGGGAAACGGTGCCGGCAACAGGGTTCATTGCGTTTCCGTATACGCCGCATTTTGCGGGTGGAAGTGCAGGAAATGGAACGAGGTATAAACTTGCGGCGTATGCTCACGGCACGATTGGCTTGTTTGAAGGATGCGCGCCGTCTAATAGCCCCAACTTGTACGACTATAATACATGGAAGGCCGCTGTGCAGAGGGGGTATGCGGTCGTGGCGACGGACTATGCTGGTCTGGGGAATAACTTTACGTCGCACAAGTATTTGACGCTGCCGGCGCAGGTGCACGATGTGTATTACtcggtggtggcggcgcgGAAGATATTTGGTGAGGCTTTGACGGGCGAATGGGTGTCGTTTGGGCATTCACAGGGGGGAGGGACGGTTTGGAAACTCGCTGAGAGTGAGTATGTGAGGAATGATGCGAGGTATTTGGGTACGGTTGCACTTGCGCCGGCTACGTATATCATCGATATGCTGATGGGGAAGTATGGCGAGGTGGATTTTTCGGGATACTTGTCCTTTTTGCCTATTGCTGCGGAGAGGGCATTGCCGGGGTACAATGCCTCGTTTCTGTCTGATGTCATGAGAAAGAGGATCGAGTTGGCTACAAAGGCACAGCTGTGTATTGCGGGTATGCTTGCTCTGCCGGCGGACTTGAACAAGACGCAGATTGTTTCGCCGGATGGACTGGCCAAGGATAAGGATAGGTTACATGAGTGGCAGAGGATGCTTTCTCCGGCACAAGGGGATAGATCTTCTGCgccggtgttggtggtgcaggGTTTGAACGATACGTCTGTTTTGCCCAACACGACTGTCCAGGCGTGGGATGCGGCGTGCGGGTTTGGAAACGAGGTTCATCTGAGATTGTATCCGGGACAGGAACATTCTCCGCTGATGGAGGCCTCGGCGCCAGAATGGCTAGGCTGGTTGGACGAACTGTTTGGTAGTGTTGGCAAGGTTCGGCAGAGGCAAAAGTGCACCTCGTTAACTAGGCGGCCGTTTAGCAATACCTTTGTCAAGCAACCTGCTGAAGGCGGAAGGGACTTCTTGAAAGCCTTGAAGAGTATATTGCGGGAGTGA
- a CDS encoding carboxypeptidase (similar to Metarhizium acridum CQMa 102 XP_007811531.1), which produces MPAEGKVSYDGYKVFRVPVMENDVPYLQSLIQRLNLSTWKAPKRGAFSDIQVAPSQLGAFERAMRGRSFEVMHEDLGASIADEGNFQAYAAGSANDTYFQSFHSYNDHLQWMRDMAAQYSSNVKVVTSGTTGEGNTITGLHIFGSSGGGAKPAVVFHGTVHAREWIVAMTLEYISKELITKYPTDSAIKAVVDKYDFYIFPIVNVDGFKYSQTTDRMWRKNRGRNQGSTCVGTDNNRNWPHKWDGPGSSTSPCSETYRGASAGNTPEVKSYVSSLQKIKQSQGIKLYIDWHSFGQYFMTPYGYSCSLVPPNNNDLQSLAKGASAAIQRIHGKAFRFGPVCNTIYQVAGGSVDWAQDVLKADNVFTIELRDTGRYGFIAPPAEIVPSGQESFAGAMYLFQNMK; this is translated from the exons ATGCCGGCCGAAGGCAAGGTGTCGTATGACGGCTACAAGGTCTTTCGGGTCCCAGTCATGGAAAATGATGTCCCTTATCTCCAGAGCCTTATTCAACGGTTGAATCTCAGCACTTGGAAGGCACCCAAGAGAGGTGCATTTTCCGATATTCAAGTTGCGCCTAGCCAACTTGGAGCTTTTGAGAGGGCCATGAGAGGACGCAGCTTTGAAGTTATGCACGAAGACCTCGGCGCATCGATTGCTGATGAAGGCAACTTCCAAGCATATGCAG CCGGCTCAGCCAATGACACCTATTTTCAGTCATTTCACTCTTACAATGACCACTTGCAGTGGATGAGAGATATGGCAGCTCAATACTCCAGCAACGTCAAAGTCGTTACCTCTGGAACAACGGGCGAGGGCAACACCATCACTGGTCTGCACATTTTCGGGAGTTCTGGTGGCGGTGCGAAGCCAGCAGTCGTTTTTCATGGCACCGTCCACGCCCGAGAATGGATTGTCGCCATG ACTCTTGAGTACATATCTAAAGAACTCATCACCAAGTATCCTACCGATAGTGCCATCAAGGCTGTTGTTGACAAGTATGACTTTTACATATTCCCGATTGTCAACGTTGATG GCTTCAAGTACTCCCAAACGACAGACCGTATGTGGAGAAAGAATCGTGGTCGCAACCAAGGGTCGACTTGTGTCGGTACTGACAACAACCGAAACTGGCCACACAAGTGGGATGGTCCTGGTTCATCGACGAGCCCTTGCAGTGAGACCTACCGTGGCGCGTCAGCAGGCAACACGCCAGAGGTGAAATCGTACGTATCGTCCCTCcagaagatcaagcagagCCAGGGTATCAAATTGTACATTGACTGGCACTCGTTCGGCCAGTATTTCATGACGC CGTATGGCTACTCCTGCAGCTTGGTGCCGCCAAACAACAACGACTTACAATCCCTTGCAAAAGGCGCTTCAGCTGCTATTCAACGCATCCATGGAAAAGCCTTTAGATTTGGTCCAGTTTGCAACACGATTTACCAGGTTGCTGGTGGCTCGGTGGATTGGGCCCAGGATGTCCTCAAAGCCGACAATGTCTTCACAATAGAGCTTCGTGACACAGGCCGGTACGGGTTCATCGCGCCACCGGCGGAGATTGTACCCTCCGGACAGGAGAGTTTTGCCGGTGCCATGTATCTTTTCCAGAACATGAAATAG
- a CDS encoding replication factor A protein 3 (similar to Metarhizium robertsii ARSEF 23 XP_007817521.1), protein MSEQLSSPRITAAYLDSFVGRLVTIVGKVTQLRGDQATIDSDGIVTVVLNRDAHLTNGNAVQVIGKVNPDLSIKVLSSRDLGSDVDFGLCSAVVEATHRHKAIFVSEN, encoded by the exons ATGTCCGAGCAGTTATCCTCTCCTCGAATCACAGCCGCCTACTTGGACAGCTTCGTTGGTCGACTCGTCACAATTGTGGGCAAGGTGACACAGCTGCGAGGTGATCAGGCCACCATTGATTCCGACGGCATCGTGACTGTGGTCCTGAACAGG GATGCGCACCTCACCAACGGGAATGCCGTCCAGGTTATTGGAAAAGTCAACCCAGATCTGTCGATAAAGGTACTCAGCTCTCGGGATCTAGGCAGTGATGTTG ATTTTGGACTTTGTAGCGCAGTGGTTGAAGCCACACATCGGCACAAGGCAATTTTTGTCTCTGAAAATTAA